The Niastella koreensis GR20-10 genome includes a window with the following:
- a CDS encoding erythromycin esterase family protein yields MHNLSSSGDLDALINEAGSKTIVMLGEASHGTHEFYTWRTAISKRLIEEHGFNFIAVEGDWPDCYKINRFVKGYTDAGDSINNVLQVFDRWPTWMWANWETAALAEWLREHNQHLNINKKVGFYGLDVYSLWDSMEAMVNYLDKEDPGASLSVKAAIQCFEPFREREQSYAYSLKEHNCRDKVMSLLKEIRKKAQFLDGDREAGFNTEQNALIAVNAEKYYSSLIGFDNESWNIRDTHMMETLERLMKFHGPAAKGIVWEHNTHIGDARATDMKSAGMVNIGELGRKRYGIEDVYLVGFGSYEGTVIAGDAWGAPMEEMDVPPARKGSIEEALHLRGDHNRYILFNEETSELFERQLGHRAIGVVYHPQREKYGNYVPTIMSDRYDAFVFFDTTQALHPLHLSTGNQMPETYPFGV; encoded by the coding sequence ATGCATAATTTATCCAGTTCCGGCGACCTCGATGCGTTGATTAATGAGGCCGGCAGCAAAACGATCGTCATGCTGGGCGAAGCCTCCCACGGCACGCATGAATTTTACACCTGGCGAACAGCCATTTCAAAGAGATTAATTGAAGAGCACGGATTTAACTTTATTGCAGTCGAGGGCGACTGGCCCGATTGTTATAAAATAAACCGGTTTGTAAAAGGCTATACAGATGCCGGCGATTCAATTAATAATGTATTGCAGGTATTTGACAGATGGCCCACCTGGATGTGGGCAAATTGGGAAACCGCAGCTCTGGCCGAATGGTTACGTGAACATAATCAACATTTGAATATAAATAAGAAAGTTGGTTTTTATGGGCTCGATGTGTATAGTCTCTGGGATTCCATGGAGGCCATGGTTAACTATCTTGATAAGGAAGATCCGGGTGCATCCCTGTCGGTAAAAGCAGCCATCCAATGTTTTGAACCTTTCCGTGAAAGGGAACAATCTTATGCGTATTCATTAAAAGAACATAATTGCCGCGATAAAGTGATGTCATTGCTGAAAGAAATAAGAAAGAAAGCCCAGTTCCTGGATGGCGACCGCGAAGCAGGATTCAACACAGAGCAAAATGCGTTGATTGCAGTAAACGCAGAAAAATATTACAGCAGCCTGATTGGTTTCGATAATGAAAGCTGGAACATTCGCGATACGCACATGATGGAGACGCTGGAACGGTTGATGAAATTTCATGGGCCTGCAGCCAAAGGAATTGTGTGGGAGCACAATACGCATATTGGCGATGCAAGGGCTACTGATATGAAAAGCGCCGGCATGGTGAATATTGGCGAACTGGGAAGAAAAAGATATGGTATAGAGGATGTATACCTCGTTGGCTTTGGTTCCTATGAAGGAACTGTTATAGCCGGTGACGCCTGGGGGGCGCCCATGGAAGAAATGGATGTGCCCCCTGCAAGAAAAGGCAGCATAGAAGAAGCGCTGCACTTACGCGGCGACCACAATCGCTATATACTTTTTAATGAAGAAACAAGCGAGCTGTTCGAGCGGCAACTTGGGCACCGGGCTATTGGTGTGGTGTACCATCCGCAGCGCGAAAAGTATGGTAATTATGTACCTACTATTATGAGCGATCGTTACGATGCCTTTGTGTTTTTTGATACCACGCAGGCATTGCATCCATTGCATTTATCTACAGGTAATCAAATGCCTGAGACCTATCCATTTGGTGTTTGA
- a CDS encoding VOC family protein encodes MEIRLIVIRTVEIERLANFYTLLGLTFEYHKHGKSPYHYSAPVGNTILEIYPLAKGQTEADKELRLGFALDDFDNTMTTLKERSVEFVSEPIQTDYGFMAIIKDPDGRRIELYKK; translated from the coding sequence ATGGAAATAAGGCTGATTGTTATAAGAACAGTGGAGATTGAACGACTGGCAAACTTTTATACATTACTGGGATTAACATTTGAATACCATAAACACGGAAAGTCTCCCTACCACTATTCTGCGCCTGTAGGGAATACGATACTTGAAATTTATCCCCTGGCCAAAGGGCAAACCGAAGCCGATAAAGAATTGCGGCTGGGCTTTGCCCTTGACGATTTCGATAACACGATGACCACATTGAAAGAAAGGAGTGTTGAGTTTGTATCGGAGCCCATTCAAACCGACTATGGGTTTATGGCCATCATTAAAGACCCTGACGGGCGAAGGATTGAGTTGTATAAGAAGTAG
- a CDS encoding glycoside hydrolase family 30 protein translates to MKSVKRNPPYSMFNPVVLLFCMMLGGDCKKSSVKENPPPTPDPPVASDVLFYLTRGDRDVLFNKQNVKLVFSAGGSAATTIEVDTTQTFQSIDGFGYTLTGGSASLLNSLPAATLDPLLKELFLWDSTNIGISYLRISIGASDLSASTFTYDDMPSGQTDPNLTNFSIDREKQDLIPILKKIVALNPAIKILGSPWSAPLWMKSTGSFVGGSLKPECYATYANYFVKYIQAMKAEGITIDAITPQNEPLHGGNNPSMVMQATEQATFIKNNLGPAFAAAGINTKIIAYDHNADKPDYPITVLSDAGAKPYVNGSAFHLYGGSITALTQVHDAYPDKAVYFTEQWVGGPGNFPTDLKWHVENLIIGATRNWSRNVLEWNLAADAGYNPHTPGGCTTCLGALTIGSTVTRNVSYYIIAHASKFVRPGSIRIGSVDAGNIVTVAFKNPEGKKVLIALNKGTDTEPFNIKFNGKMVTTSLYGGAVGTFVW, encoded by the coding sequence ATGAAGTCAGTAAAAAGAAATCCCCCATATAGTATGTTCAACCCTGTAGTATTGTTGTTTTGTATGATGCTGGGCGGCGACTGTAAAAAGAGCAGTGTTAAAGAAAATCCACCGCCTACACCAGATCCGCCTGTTGCAAGTGATGTACTTTTTTACTTAACCCGTGGCGACCGGGATGTATTGTTCAATAAACAGAATGTAAAGCTGGTATTTTCAGCTGGCGGTAGTGCTGCCACCACCATAGAAGTTGATACCACACAAACCTTTCAATCCATCGACGGTTTTGGGTACACCTTAACCGGCGGCAGTGCTTCCCTGCTGAATTCCCTGCCCGCGGCTACCCTTGACCCGTTATTGAAGGAGCTTTTTTTGTGGGACAGTACCAACATTGGAATAAGTTATTTACGTATAAGTATTGGCGCTTCAGACCTCAGCGCTTCTACATTTACCTATGATGATATGCCTTCAGGGCAAACCGACCCCAACCTTACCAACTTCAGCATTGACAGGGAAAAGCAGGACCTGATACCCATCCTGAAAAAGATCGTTGCATTAAATCCTGCCATCAAGATATTAGGGTCACCCTGGTCGGCCCCGTTGTGGATGAAGAGCACCGGCAGCTTTGTAGGCGGCAGCCTGAAGCCGGAATGTTATGCTACTTACGCCAATTATTTTGTGAAATACATTCAGGCCATGAAGGCCGAAGGTATCACCATCGATGCTATTACTCCACAGAACGAACCACTGCATGGCGGTAACAATCCCAGCATGGTAATGCAGGCCACAGAGCAGGCCACCTTCATCAAAAATAATTTAGGGCCCGCTTTTGCCGCAGCCGGTATTAATACCAAGATCATCGCTTACGATCACAATGCCGACAAGCCCGATTATCCGATCACTGTTTTAAGTGATGCCGGTGCGAAGCCCTATGTAAATGGTTCTGCCTTTCACCTGTATGGCGGCAGCATTACAGCGCTTACCCAGGTGCATGATGCGTATCCCGACAAAGCCGTTTACTTTACTGAACAATGGGTAGGTGGCCCTGGAAACTTTCCTACCGATCTGAAATGGCATGTAGAGAACCTGATCATTGGGGCTACCCGTAACTGGAGCCGTAATGTGCTGGAGTGGAACCTGGCTGCAGATGCCGGTTACAACCCGCATACCCCCGGAGGATGTACTACCTGTTTGGGCGCCCTTACAATAGGTTCAACCGTTACCCGCAATGTGTCCTATTATATTATTGCGCATGCATCCAAGTTTGTTCGTCCCGGTTCAATCAGAATAGGGTCAGTAGATGCAGGTAATATTGTAACCGTAGCGTTCAAAAATCCGGAAGGTAAAAAAGTATTGATAGCTTTGAACAAGGGAACCGATACGGAACCTTTCAATATAAAATTCAATGGCAAAATGGTAACTACCAGCCTGTATGGTGGCGCCGTGGGAACATTTGTATGGTAA
- a CDS encoding protein phosphatase 2C domain-containing protein, giving the protein MTLYTTLTIGENHTNHCEDYLITAEIGKEKILCAVMDGCTMGTDSFFAATLTGKLLRKIANEYNYKEFISKQSVDLQQTLAGILRQLFQELRELKNAIQLKREEVLNTLLIAVIVSNNATGEFLCIGDGLICLNGDFFEFEQDNKPDYLGYHLQEDFDTWYANQQQRVSAQQIRDFSLATDGIFTFSRYNNQTYQQAGNVAELLLIDKTGCQSPNMLERKRIDIEKEWGLKPMDDLAIIRGIL; this is encoded by the coding sequence ATGACATTATATACTACACTAACAATTGGAGAAAATCACACCAATCATTGCGAAGACTATTTAATAACCGCCGAAATTGGTAAAGAAAAAATCCTTTGCGCCGTAATGGACGGCTGTACAATGGGTACAGACAGCTTTTTCGCGGCTACTTTAACCGGAAAGCTCCTTCGAAAAATTGCGAATGAGTATAATTATAAAGAATTCATTTCAAAGCAATCCGTTGATTTGCAACAAACCCTGGCAGGAATTTTAAGGCAGTTGTTTCAGGAACTACGGGAGTTAAAAAACGCCATTCAACTGAAAAGGGAAGAGGTTTTGAACACATTACTGATTGCTGTTATTGTTAGTAATAATGCAACGGGGGAATTTCTTTGCATCGGGGATGGGCTAATTTGCCTTAATGGTGATTTTTTTGAATTTGAACAGGACAATAAACCAGATTACCTGGGCTACCATTTACAGGAGGATTTCGACACCTGGTATGCCAATCAACAACAAAGGGTTTCGGCACAGCAAATACGCGATTTTAGTTTGGCAACCGATGGCATCTTTACTTTCAGCAGGTATAACAATCAAACTTATCAACAGGCAGGCAATGTAGCCGAGTTGCTGTTAATTGATAAAACGGGCTGTCAGTCTCCCAATATGCTGGAACGTAAACGCATAGATATTGAAAAAGAATGGGGACTTAAACCAATGGATGACCTTGCTATTATCAGGGGAATTTTATAA
- a CDS encoding RtcB family protein, whose product MQPIAFYCDTNSIEQNAMDQLRQYAQKPFVNNICAFTDIHYCSEKALPVGVAFETSGYCYPLITGKDIGCGVMYLKIDKEYWRRPFDKDAHYRALNFAHQKMTDDGLGGGNHFLSIEEDANAIYIICHTGTRDRGIALYQQCIQLTRDFSLQYGQAVDFVHTDFLTADFLKYYNDTLQFGYERRKNFCFKTLIFLQNANYIQCNKEAIDRNYLQANFKGKDHTGAMNGTPYLLEDSIHNHLRFEEQRIVHRKGSTELEKGKTVVIPLSMSRGSLLVQPADLPGAGNALYSCAHGAGRKLSRFDAMKYWKTVLKEKQRKAFKEQFAELLDRSGNFPQGYVQEFDFAYKDSVDIFKHQPYLKKVTQTIPVVTIKYSEI is encoded by the coding sequence ATGCAACCTATTGCGTTCTATTGTGATACCAATAGCATTGAACAAAATGCTATGGATCAGTTACGGCAGTATGCGCAGAAGCCGTTTGTAAACAATATTTGTGCTTTTACCGATATCCATTACTGCAGCGAAAAGGCATTGCCGGTAGGCGTGGCCTTTGAAACATCGGGTTATTGTTATCCCCTGATAACCGGCAAGGATATCGGGTGCGGGGTAATGTATCTTAAAATAGACAAAGAATACTGGCGCCGGCCATTTGATAAGGATGCTCATTACCGGGCATTAAATTTCGCCCATCAAAAAATGACAGATGATGGCCTGGGCGGCGGCAACCACTTTCTTTCTATTGAAGAAGACGCGAACGCGATCTACATTATTTGCCATACCGGTACCAGGGATAGGGGAATTGCCCTGTATCAGCAATGCATTCAGTTAACCAGAGACTTTTCCCTTCAGTATGGGCAGGCGGTGGATTTTGTGCATACCGATTTTTTGACAGCTGATTTTCTGAAGTACTATAACGATACTTTACAATTTGGCTATGAGCGAAGAAAGAATTTCTGTTTTAAAACATTGATCTTTTTACAGAATGCGAATTACATTCAATGTAACAAAGAAGCAATTGACAGAAATTACCTGCAAGCCAATTTTAAAGGGAAGGATCACACAGGTGCAATGAATGGAACACCTTATTTATTGGAAGATTCCATTCACAATCATCTGCGGTTTGAAGAACAACGTATAGTACACCGGAAGGGAAGTACGGAACTGGAAAAAGGTAAAACAGTTGTAATTCCACTCTCGATGTCGAGAGGAAGTTTACTGGTGCAGCCAGCGGATTTACCAGGTGCGGGGAATGCGCTGTATTCCTGTGCGCATGGGGCCGGGCGAAAGTTATCCCGCTTTGATGCCATGAAGTACTGGAAAACTGTTTTGAAAGAAAAGCAACGCAAAGCTTTTAAGGAACAGTTTGCTGAATTGTTAGACAGGTCGGGTAATTTTCCCCAGGGATATGTCCAGGAGTTTGATTTTGCCTATAAGGATTCGGTTGATATATTCAAACATCAGCCATACCTTAAAAAGGTAACGCAAACCATTCCCGTGGTAACAATTAAGTATTCGGAAATTTAA
- a CDS encoding host-nuclease inhibitor Gam family protein, giving the protein MFREKKKLIINVNYDEAQDASAKYAEVSARLGVIESQLNDRINRIRDQFQDEIIQLNMEKERQMEVLETYAKEQKSNWGKRKSVELLHSVIGFRTGTPKVTKDRKFSWEDVLDMVKEKFPSLVRVKCELDKEAIISMREEAQFQDLQKTCFVDVVQEETFFVEAKLQSLLRVA; this is encoded by the coding sequence ATGTTCCGCGAAAAAAAGAAACTGATCATCAATGTAAATTATGATGAAGCCCAGGATGCGTCTGCCAAATATGCTGAAGTATCTGCACGGCTTGGAGTTATTGAATCGCAATTGAACGATCGCATAAACAGGATCAGAGATCAATTCCAGGATGAGATCATTCAACTCAATATGGAAAAGGAGCGGCAAATGGAAGTGCTGGAAACTTACGCGAAAGAGCAGAAAAGCAATTGGGGCAAACGCAAAAGTGTTGAGTTATTACATAGTGTGATCGGTTTTCGCACAGGAACGCCAAAAGTTACCAAGGATAGAAAATTTAGTTGGGAAGATGTGCTTGACATGGTAAAAGAAAAATTCCCTTCTTTAGTGCGTGTTAAATGTGAGCTCGACAAAGAAGCCATTATATCCATGCGTGAGGAAGCGCAATTCCAGGATCTGCAAAAAACCTGTTTTGTTGATGTTGTACAGGAAGAAACATTTTTTGTAGAAGCAAAATTACAATCATTGCTTCGCGTTGCATAA
- a CDS encoding XRE family transcriptional regulator yields the protein MSTFFANNLSFLRKKKGLTQAEVATALGLKRNTFSNYETTHSEPDLGTLEKIASFFDISIDELISVDLSKGGLVGYKTEENNENSVNDSPGDKNQLLPPGDEEMPVSVVGSTLFPYRRFQAPKYITVDSQGEENIIYVPVKARAGYMSGYGDPLFIQSLSAYRLPGYTNGTYRIFEVEGHSMFPTLQDADRVIARWADISEVRDDRVYVIVTRFQGVLIKRLINRYHEGKIIVKSDNNQTGEFPTIVLDVEEVAEIWYVVERWTRQLPGPGEIYKRLVNIEAELAMLKQKMGQDQTPNG from the coding sequence ATGTCAACTTTTTTTGCAAACAATCTTTCCTTCTTAAGAAAGAAAAAAGGGCTGACTCAGGCGGAAGTGGCCACTGCATTGGGTTTAAAGCGTAATACCTTCTCGAATTACGAAACAACTCATTCAGAACCAGATTTGGGTACATTAGAAAAAATTGCCTCATTTTTCGACATTTCTATAGATGAGCTAATTAGTGTGGATTTGTCCAAGGGTGGCCTGGTGGGGTATAAAACAGAAGAAAACAACGAAAATTCGGTAAACGATAGTCCCGGTGACAAAAACCAACTATTACCTCCAGGGGATGAAGAGATGCCTGTTTCTGTTGTAGGCAGCACCCTTTTTCCGTACCGCCGGTTTCAGGCACCTAAATATATTACTGTTGATAGCCAGGGCGAAGAGAATATCATATACGTGCCCGTAAAAGCCAGGGCCGGCTATATGTCCGGCTATGGCGATCCTTTATTTATCCAATCTTTATCTGCTTACAGATTGCCCGGTTACACCAATGGCACTTACCGGATCTTTGAGGTGGAAGGTCATTCCATGTTCCCTACTTTACAGGATGCTGACCGCGTAATTGCCCGCTGGGCCGATATTTCCGAGGTTCGTGATGACCGTGTATATGTAATTGTGACCCGCTTTCAGGGTGTATTGATCAAACGCCTGATCAACAGGTATCATGAGGGAAAGATCATTGTAAAAAGCGATAATAATCAAACCGGCGAATTTCCCACGATTGTACTGGATGTGGAAGAGGTTGCGGAGATCTGGTATGTAGTTGAACGCTGGACAAGGCAATTACCCGGCCCCGGCGAAATCTATAAACGCCTGGTGAATATTGAAGCCGAGCTGGCGATGTTGAAACAGAAAATGGGGCAGGATCAAACACCAAATGGATAG
- a CDS encoding glycoside hydrolase family 30 protein, with the protein MMMKFSVPFLIFLTPVFSAQAQKTSVKAYPKPSYKTITVYTTAEKTDYRISKTATLTLAPFGQPLETQPCVFIDDAKKFQTITGIGGAITDASAETLAKLPAAAQEELINAYYNPDKGIGYSLIRTNMNSCDFSSDTYTYVADNDATLKTFNIAHDEKFRIPMIKRAMAAAGGKLPLFISPWSPPAWMKDNNDMLHGGKLKEEFKQSWANYYVKYIKTYESKGIPVWGLTVQNEPMAKQKWESCIFSAEDERDFIKKYLGPTLQQQGLSSKKLIAWDHNRDLLFQRATTILNDPAAAKYVWGIGYHWYETWTGSAMQFDNLRRTHETFPDKNLVFTEGCVEKFDLSRIESWSIGERYGFSMVNDFNSGTCAWTDWNVLLDETGGPNHVGNFCFAPVHADTKSGKLIYTNAYYYLGHFSKFVKAGARRIGTASSRDKLTTTAFINPDGKMVVVVLNLSNDEVAYKVWLQGNAADVTSLPHSIATLVIE; encoded by the coding sequence ATGATGATGAAATTTTCTGTCCCGTTTTTAATTTTCCTTACCCCCGTTTTCAGTGCGCAGGCGCAGAAAACATCCGTTAAGGCTTATCCGAAACCATCCTATAAAACTATTACGGTTTATACCACAGCTGAGAAAACCGATTACCGGATTTCAAAAACAGCTACCCTGACCCTTGCCCCATTTGGCCAGCCATTGGAAACCCAGCCCTGTGTATTTATTGACGACGCAAAAAAGTTTCAAACCATTACCGGGATAGGCGGCGCCATTACCGATGCCAGTGCTGAAACCTTAGCCAAATTGCCCGCAGCAGCCCAGGAAGAGTTGATAAATGCCTATTACAATCCCGACAAGGGAATTGGTTATTCGCTTATCAGAACGAATATGAACAGCTGCGATTTTTCAAGCGATACTTACACGTATGTTGCCGACAATGACGCCACCCTGAAAACATTCAATATAGCCCACGATGAAAAATTTCGCATTCCGATGATAAAAAGGGCCATGGCTGCAGCAGGCGGTAAACTGCCATTATTTATTAGTCCCTGGAGCCCGCCAGCCTGGATGAAAGACAACAACGACATGCTGCATGGCGGTAAACTGAAAGAAGAGTTCAAACAAAGCTGGGCCAATTACTATGTAAAGTACATCAAGACCTATGAAAGCAAAGGCATTCCCGTTTGGGGCCTTACCGTGCAGAACGAACCCATGGCAAAACAAAAATGGGAGTCATGTATTTTTTCAGCAGAAGATGAAAGAGATTTTATAAAGAAATATTTAGGCCCAACCCTGCAGCAACAGGGATTGAGCAGCAAAAAACTTATTGCATGGGACCACAACCGCGACCTGTTGTTTCAGCGCGCCACAACCATCCTCAATGATCCAGCAGCCGCCAAATATGTATGGGGTATTGGTTACCACTGGTACGAAACCTGGACTGGCAGCGCCATGCAGTTCGATAACCTGAGAAGAACCCACGAAACGTTTCCTGATAAGAACCTGGTGTTTACCGAAGGTTGTGTAGAGAAATTTGATCTGAGCCGGATTGAATCGTGGTCAATTGGTGAGCGCTATGGATTTTCCATGGTAAACGACTTCAACAGCGGCACCTGCGCCTGGACCGACTGGAACGTGTTGCTGGATGAAACCGGTGGCCCCAACCATGTGGGGAATTTTTGTTTTGCACCCGTGCATGCCGATACAAAATCAGGCAAGTTGATCTATACGAACGCCTATTATTATTTAGGCCACTTCTCGAAGTTTGTAAAGGCAGGCGCCCGCAGAATTGGCACGGCCAGCAGCCGTGATAAATTAACTACTACTGCATTTATAAATCCTGATGGTAAAATGGTGGTGGTAGTGTTGAACCTCTCGAACGATGAAGTAGCTTATAAAGTTTGGTTACAGGGCAATGCGGCAGATGTAACCAGTTTGCCACATTCAATAGCCACGTTGGTTATAGAGTAA
- a CDS encoding RagB/SusD family nutrient uptake outer membrane protein: MRTIKINYLIIAIIAINTLAACKKSFVDLTPQGQFLSEFYYKDKDQAFAALVAVYDPLRKNSGGFENMLALMNSGSDDHYAGGGGATDGTQLQAFSNYTMTSNLMAASYWNDPYQGIARANLLLQKLPKTVMDETLKARFAGEAKALRAHYYFNLVRMFKNVPLILEPLTNDNMFNVDQAKPEDVYAQIEKDLTEAITVLPATINVATDGGRLTKGAAEAILGKVYLYEKKNTQAAQQLADVNGATPGGTSAYGYKLLTNFSDLWVPSNKFNSESIFEETHSAAGNSDWSFWGAGNDEGNTANVMVGPRSYEKIDASAPDLPSGWSFMVFTQDFYNFIKNDPRKDATLLDLNALQTAGKAKYIAGYMNTGYFLNKFLPRKVDVSKGGGASELNYRQNTYYIRLADTYLMEAEALGATGARAQALLDAVRARVGLPSVPVTLDAIKTERRAELAGEGHRWFDLVRWGDAPTVLAGRGFKKGTHEIFPIPFRETQGTKIQQNPNYQ; the protein is encoded by the coding sequence ATGCGAACCATAAAAATAAATTACTTAATAATAGCAATTATCGCAATAAATACCCTGGCGGCTTGTAAAAAAAGCTTTGTTGACTTAACACCGCAGGGCCAGTTCCTCTCTGAATTTTATTACAAAGACAAGGACCAGGCATTTGCAGCGCTGGTAGCAGTTTATGATCCATTAAGAAAGAACTCGGGTGGGTTTGAAAATATGCTGGCGCTCATGAATTCAGGTTCTGACGATCATTATGCCGGTGGTGGCGGCGCAACCGATGGCACCCAGTTACAGGCGTTCTCCAATTACACCATGACCTCGAACCTGATGGCTGCCAGTTATTGGAACGATCCCTACCAGGGTATAGCCAGGGCCAATTTGTTATTGCAGAAATTGCCCAAAACAGTAATGGATGAAACGTTGAAAGCGAGGTTTGCAGGGGAAGCAAAAGCATTACGTGCCCATTATTATTTTAACCTGGTGCGCATGTTTAAAAACGTTCCATTGATCCTGGAACCGTTAACCAACGACAACATGTTTAATGTAGACCAGGCAAAACCAGAGGATGTATATGCACAAATTGAAAAAGACCTTACTGAAGCAATTACCGTATTGCCTGCTACAATAAATGTTGCAACCGATGGCGGCCGCCTCACAAAAGGTGCAGCCGAGGCGATATTGGGAAAAGTATACCTCTATGAAAAAAAGAATACCCAGGCAGCCCAGCAGCTGGCCGATGTAAATGGTGCTACACCCGGCGGTACCAGTGCATATGGTTATAAACTGCTCACCAATTTCAGCGATCTGTGGGTGCCTTCGAACAAGTTCAACAGTGAGAGCATTTTCGAGGAAACACACAGCGCCGCTGGTAATTCTGACTGGAGCTTTTGGGGTGCAGGTAACGACGAGGGCAATACAGCCAATGTTATGGTTGGTCCCAGAAGTTATGAAAAGATAGATGCTTCGGCGCCGGACCTTCCATCGGGCTGGAGCTTTATGGTGTTCACGCAGGACTTCTATAATTTCATTAAGAACGATCCCCGTAAAGATGCCACTTTACTGGATCTGAATGCTCTGCAAACTGCTGGTAAGGCAAAATACATTGCAGGTTACATGAATACCGGTTACTTCCTGAATAAATTCCTTCCACGTAAAGTAGATGTATCAAAAGGCGGTGGAGCTTCAGAATTGAACTATCGTCAGAATACCTATTATATCCGGTTGGCCGATACCTATTTAATGGAGGCCGAAGCATTAGGCGCTACCGGCGCCAGAGCACAGGCGTTGCTGGATGCAGTAAGGGCCAGGGTTGGCTTGCCCTCTGTGCCCGTTACCCTGGATGCTATTAAAACAGAACGCCGGGCCGAACTCGCCGGTGAAGGGCATCGCTGGTTCGACCTTGTAAGATGGGGTGATGCGCCCACAGTTTTGGCAGGCAGAGGGTTTAAGAAAGGCACACATGAGATATTCCCGATTCCGTTCAGGGAAACACAGGGTACAAAAATTCAGCAGAATCCGAATTATCAATAA
- a CDS encoding class 1 isoprenoid biosynthesis enzyme encodes MLVIYRRVKKQERYLKSYLPNLLVNIVPDYEQTFTDKDIKRITKYWQLALNLVCDNVYKLTGSALSGEEHKRIILLSVFGPLFDDLFDDHILNYEQITSLVTGPEAYLPINKTDKLAKDIYLELLRGIPRRQHFIGHLQAVAHWQQESLKQSDNTITETALQEITYKKSYYAVLLFCALLDNYPDQKILEILYPAAGLMQLTNDAFDVWKDIHKGVYTLPNLYRNLDQLQQLFLAETSAINQRLWQLPYPVKAKQTFAIIIHSLHAMGWMSLEQLKQVTAGVTNIDELKQLSRKELVCDMDSLQQQLKWLRHIRTFTNYVDEE; translated from the coding sequence ATGCTTGTCATTTACCGGCGGGTTAAAAAACAGGAACGATACCTTAAAAGCTATCTTCCCAACCTGCTGGTCAATATAGTGCCGGATTATGAGCAAACATTCACTGACAAGGACATTAAAAGAATTACCAAATACTGGCAACTCGCGTTGAACCTGGTATGCGATAACGTATATAAATTAACCGGGTCAGCATTAAGCGGGGAAGAACACAAGCGAATTATTTTGCTGAGTGTATTCGGGCCTTTGTTCGATGATCTTTTTGATGATCACATCCTGAACTATGAGCAGATCACTTCGCTGGTAACAGGCCCGGAAGCATACCTTCCGATAAACAAAACTGATAAGCTGGCAAAAGACATATACCTTGAACTGTTGCGCGGTATACCCAGGCGACAACACTTCATCGGGCATTTGCAAGCGGTTGCTCACTGGCAACAGGAATCATTGAAACAATCAGACAATACTATTACAGAAACAGCACTGCAGGAGATCACTTACAAAAAAAGTTATTATGCAGTGCTGCTTTTCTGCGCACTGCTGGACAATTACCCCGATCAAAAAATACTGGAGATCCTGTATCCGGCTGCCGGTCTTATGCAGTTGACCAATGACGCTTTTGATGTTTGGAAAGATATACACAAGGGGGTTTACACGCTTCCCAACCTGTACCGGAACTTAGATCAATTACAGCAATTGTTCCTGGCCGAAACAAGCGCCATTAATCAACGGCTATGGCAATTGCCATATCCGGTAAAGGCCAAACAAACTTTTGCCATCATTATTCATTCTCTTCATGCCATGGGGTGGATGTCGCTGGAGCAACTAAAACAGGTTACGGCAGGCGTTACCAATATTGATGAACTGAAGCAACTAAGCCGGAAGGAACTGGTATGTGATATGGATAGCCTGCAACAACAACTGAAATGGCTGCGACACATTCGCACTTTTACCAATTACGTTGATGAGGAATAA